A portion of the Pedobacter cryoconitis genome contains these proteins:
- a CDS encoding nucleotidyltransferase family protein, with product MTKLKPSLVILAAGMASRYGGNKQIESFGPSGETIMEYSIFDAIKAGFGKVIFIIREEFAASFKASIGPKLAGKIELDYVYQSLDKFSGGQEISADRSKPFGTQHALLCTKEVLDAPFAVINADDFYGYDAFKQACDFLTTTAAAGKYACIGYELKNSLSDHGSVTRGEINVDAAGHITGITERKEVVKREGKAFAKDGDTLIELPMDTKVSMNFFCFTPEFVNWSEAGYHKFLQEHVNDLKAEFLIPEVTDQLINAGEGVVKMIPTEAKWFGVTFKEDAQIVKERLLELTATGAYPSDLWK from the coding sequence ATGACTAAATTAAAACCCTCACTCGTTATTTTGGCTGCCGGAATGGCGAGCCGTTATGGTGGTAACAAGCAAATTGAATCTTTTGGGCCTTCTGGGGAAACCATTATGGAGTATTCAATTTTTGATGCCATTAAAGCAGGGTTTGGCAAGGTGATTTTTATCATCCGCGAAGAATTTGCTGCTTCTTTCAAAGCTTCCATTGGACCTAAGCTTGCCGGAAAGATTGAACTGGATTATGTTTATCAGTCATTGGATAAGTTTAGTGGTGGTCAGGAAATTTCTGCAGACCGTTCAAAACCGTTTGGTACACAGCATGCGCTGCTTTGTACTAAAGAGGTGCTGGATGCGCCTTTCGCGGTGATCAATGCAGATGACTTTTATGGCTATGACGCATTTAAACAAGCCTGCGATTTTCTAACTACCACGGCTGCGGCAGGAAAATATGCCTGTATCGGATATGAACTTAAAAATAGCTTAAGTGATCATGGCTCAGTGACGCGTGGGGAGATTAATGTGGATGCAGCAGGACATATTACAGGGATCACAGAGCGTAAAGAAGTGGTTAAAAGAGAGGGTAAAGCATTTGCGAAGGATGGTGATACGCTGATAGAATTGCCGATGGATACTAAAGTGAGTATGAACTTTTTTTGTTTCACGCCAGAATTTGTAAATTGGAGTGAAGCAGGTTATCATAAATTCCTGCAAGAGCACGTGAATGACCTGAAAGCTGAATTTTTGATCCCCGAAGTTACAGATCAGCTGATTAATGCAGGTGAAGGTGTGGTGAAAATGATCCCTACCGAAGCTAAATGGTTTGGTGTGACTTTTAAAGAAGATGCGCAGATCGTTAAAGAGCGATTGCTGGAATTAACAGCAACAGGAGCTTATCCTTCCGATTTGTGGAAATAA
- a CDS encoding mannose-1-phosphate guanylyltransferase, which produces MKNNNFVLIMAGGVGSRFWPKSRNAYPKQFLDILGIGKSLLQLTYDRFLKLCPPENIYIVTNSQYSTIIINQLKGISLEQLICEPSRNNTAPCIAYASFKLHKINPDANIVVAPSDHFILHEGIFIEKVKEALAYTEKHDVLVTLGISPTRPDTGYGYIKYAADQDAGLYKVIQFTEKPSLEKAKEFLKTGDYLWNAGIFIWKAGSILKGLKEHAETIYTMFDNGKGVYNTSEEQTFINETYPKSPNISIDYAIMEQADNVYTIPSDFGWSDLGTWASLYESAPRNEDNNVVSARQLNIKDTQNSIIHINNDKLAIIRGLDNFIVVDEGNALLIYPKDQEQEIKEVVKEMSIAFGETFI; this is translated from the coding sequence ATGAAAAACAACAACTTTGTATTGATAATGGCCGGCGGAGTCGGCAGCAGATTCTGGCCAAAAAGCCGTAATGCCTACCCTAAACAGTTTCTTGACATCCTTGGTATCGGCAAATCACTGCTACAATTAACATATGATCGTTTTTTGAAATTATGTCCACCAGAAAATATATACATTGTAACTAATAGTCAGTACAGTACTATTATTATAAATCAACTAAAAGGGATTAGCTTAGAACAACTTATCTGCGAACCAAGCCGGAACAATACAGCTCCATGTATAGCCTATGCTTCATTTAAGCTGCATAAAATCAACCCTGATGCAAATATTGTAGTTGCACCCTCAGACCATTTTATACTGCATGAAGGCATCTTCATTGAAAAAGTTAAAGAGGCATTAGCTTATACAGAAAAGCATGATGTGCTGGTCACTTTAGGAATCTCACCCACAAGACCAGACACTGGATATGGCTATATCAAATACGCAGCAGATCAGGATGCGGGCTTATACAAAGTAATTCAATTCACAGAAAAACCTTCACTGGAAAAAGCGAAAGAATTCCTTAAAACAGGAGATTACCTTTGGAATGCAGGTATCTTTATCTGGAAGGCAGGCTCTATTCTGAAAGGACTAAAAGAGCATGCAGAAACGATATATACGATGTTTGATAACGGAAAAGGGGTATATAATACTTCTGAAGAGCAAACATTTATCAATGAAACCTATCCAAAATCGCCAAACATATCTATTGATTACGCAATTATGGAACAGGCAGATAATGTATATACTATTCCATCAGATTTTGGCTGGTCGGATCTTGGTACGTGGGCCTCTTTATACGAATCGGCACCAAGAAATGAGGATAACAATGTAGTATCTGCCAGACAGCTGAATATCAAAGACACACAAAATAGTATCATCCATATCAATAACGATAAGCTGGCTATTATACGTGGCCTGGATAATTTTATTGTTGTAGACGAAGGGAATGCACTGCTGATTTACCCTAAAGACCAGGAGCAGGAGATTAAAGAAGTGGTTAAAGAAATGAGCATCGCTTTTGGAGAGACTTTCATCTAA
- a CDS encoding capsule assembly Wzi family protein, whose product MSVIENINNKLILVPIALFALTCQVKAQTFKNIKAEVETQAIGTTSGVVPFWMRSNQFGSTPSPGASASFIARFHRDYSMPSSIDSTSGKKKLIDWGFGFEGRANAGKDSELQLIEAYAKVRAGIFQLKGGRTKDVMGLNGDTALSSGNFSVSGNALGIPKIELSIPDYYTVPAFNGLFAIKGNFTHGWVGKTRILDVITGSQSSKQVYLIQNTHPTTYFHQKSIYVRLGRKDWKLKLYGGFNHQVYWGNEKEAYGPNFKLSPLKSFFYVATGKSYGAAGVPNSKIGNQLGSVDLGAEYDFNSVKVMVYRQTFYDVGALSKLANIRDGLNGVSIENKNYDRKNRGFEWRKALFEFFYSKDQAGYPWSIPTKSGDEDYYNNFYYMEGWSYNGLGVGNPLITTKNDARKGQAYRYADNFINNRIVAVHFGLSGSVQDWDFTTKLTYSKNYGTFGTSIYGGSTGSIRNPQTTNIFVPVDQFSFYLEGMRPLNKGYSVGFATALDQGKLLYNSYGLLLKLRKSW is encoded by the coding sequence ATGAGTGTCATCGAAAACATTAACAATAAATTAATATTAGTTCCCATAGCGCTCTTCGCACTGACCTGCCAGGTCAAAGCGCAAACCTTTAAAAATATAAAAGCCGAAGTGGAGACTCAGGCTATCGGGACAACCAGCGGTGTGGTCCCCTTTTGGATGCGGTCAAATCAATTCGGATCCACTCCTTCGCCGGGTGCATCAGCTAGTTTTATTGCAAGATTTCATCGCGATTATAGTATGCCATCTTCAATTGATAGCACATCTGGCAAGAAAAAACTGATAGATTGGGGATTTGGTTTTGAAGGCAGGGCAAATGCAGGAAAGGATTCCGAGCTTCAGTTAATTGAGGCTTATGCTAAGGTAAGAGCCGGAATTTTCCAACTGAAAGGTGGAAGGACAAAGGATGTAATGGGACTGAATGGAGATACAGCATTAAGTTCGGGTAATTTCTCCGTATCGGGAAATGCACTGGGCATCCCCAAAATAGAACTTTCGATCCCTGATTATTATACAGTCCCGGCCTTTAATGGCCTTTTTGCAATCAAAGGAAACTTTACACATGGCTGGGTTGGAAAAACAAGAATTCTGGATGTGATTACTGGTTCACAGTCCAGCAAACAGGTTTACCTGATCCAAAACACTCACCCTACTACTTATTTCCATCAAAAATCCATTTATGTTCGTTTGGGCAGGAAAGACTGGAAACTAAAGCTTTACGGTGGATTTAACCACCAGGTATACTGGGGCAATGAAAAGGAAGCTTACGGGCCTAATTTCAAACTTTCTCCGCTAAAATCATTCTTCTATGTAGCCACAGGTAAATCTTATGGTGCTGCTGGCGTACCCAATTCAAAAATCGGTAATCAGCTGGGTTCGGTTGACCTTGGCGCGGAATATGATTTCAACAGTGTAAAAGTAATGGTATACCGCCAGACTTTTTACGATGTCGGTGCGCTATCGAAACTGGCAAATATCAGGGATGGTTTAAATGGAGTAAGCATCGAGAATAAGAACTATGACCGTAAAAATCGCGGATTCGAGTGGAGGAAAGCATTATTCGAGTTCTTTTATTCTAAAGATCAGGCGGGTTATCCATGGTCTATACCTACCAAGTCTGGTGATGAGGATTATTACAATAATTTTTATTACATGGAAGGCTGGTCTTACAATGGTTTAGGGGTCGGAAACCCATTAATTACGACCAAAAATGACGCAAGAAAAGGACAGGCTTACCGTTATGCGGATAATTTCATCAATAACCGGATAGTTGCAGTACATTTCGGCTTGTCTGGAAGTGTACAGGATTGGGACTTTACGACAAAACTTACTTATTCCAAAAACTACGGTACTTTCGGAACAAGTATTTATGGTGGATCAACCGGATCGATCAGAAATCCGCAAACCACCAATATATTTGTCCCTGTTGATCAGTTTTCGTTCTACCTGGAAGGTATGAGGCCACTAAACAAAGGCTATAGTGTTGGTTTTGCTACAGCCCTTGATCAGGGCAAATTACTTTATAATTCTTATGGTTTGCTTTTAAAGCTGAGAAAGAGCTGGTAA
- a CDS encoding DUF1972 domain-containing protein, with the protein MRIAIIGTRGIPNYYGGFEQCAEYLALGLVKRGFEVIVYNSHHHPYQEKEWNGVKLVHCYDPEDKIGTAGQFIYDLNCILDVRKQNCDIILQLGYTSSSVWGWLLPKNVVVTTNMDGLEWKRTKYSEKVKKFLRYAESLGVKYSDHLISDSIGIQDYLKDKYKKDSTFIAYGATLFEQPDVKILQEYKLAPYAYNMLIARLEPENSIEVILDGVAMANLAIPFLVVGKHETTFGNYLKEKFAAHSQIQFIGGIYNIGILNSLRHYSKIYFHGHTVGGTNPSLLEAMASSSLICANDNPFNKYILEDDAIYFQNAADVKKHLLKVVYDQDIYQTMLSNNRDKITRIYDWELIVDQYANHFAAVKGQLNR; encoded by the coding sequence ATGCGCATAGCGATAATCGGGACAAGAGGTATACCAAACTATTATGGTGGTTTTGAACAATGTGCAGAGTACCTTGCGCTTGGGTTAGTGAAAAGAGGGTTTGAAGTTATCGTTTATAACTCTCATCATCATCCCTATCAGGAAAAAGAGTGGAATGGGGTTAAGCTTGTGCACTGTTATGACCCTGAAGATAAAATCGGGACTGCGGGTCAGTTTATTTATGACCTGAACTGTATTCTTGATGTGCGTAAACAAAACTGTGATATTATCCTGCAATTAGGTTATACCAGCAGCTCAGTCTGGGGCTGGTTGCTACCTAAAAACGTAGTGGTTACGACCAATATGGATGGGCTGGAGTGGAAACGGACCAAGTATTCAGAAAAGGTTAAGAAATTCTTAAGATATGCAGAAAGCCTTGGTGTGAAATATAGTGATCATTTGATCTCAGACTCTATAGGGATCCAGGATTATCTGAAAGATAAATACAAGAAAGATTCTACTTTCATTGCTTATGGTGCTACCTTATTTGAACAGCCCGATGTTAAGATACTTCAGGAGTATAAATTAGCTCCTTATGCATACAATATGCTGATTGCCAGATTGGAGCCTGAAAACAGTATTGAGGTTATTCTGGATGGTGTAGCTATGGCTAATCTTGCTATTCCATTTTTGGTTGTCGGTAAACATGAAACCACTTTCGGGAACTACCTGAAAGAAAAATTTGCGGCCCATTCTCAGATTCAGTTTATTGGCGGGATATATAATATTGGGATCTTAAATAGCCTCAGACATTACTCAAAGATTTATTTTCACGGCCATACCGTTGGTGGTACCAATCCATCCCTGCTGGAAGCAATGGCATCAAGCAGTTTGATTTGTGCAAATGATAATCCTTTCAACAAATATATTTTAGAAGACGATGCTATTTATTTCCAGAACGCTGCCGACGTTAAAAAGCACTTGTTAAAAGTCGTTTATGACCAGGATATTTATCAGACGATGTTAAGTAATAACAGAGATAAAATTACCAGGATCTATGACTGGGAGCTGATTGTTGACCAATACGCAAATCACTTTGCAGCAGTTAAAGGGCAACTTAACCGTTAA
- a CDS encoding glycosyltransferase family 4 protein encodes MSLIQKKIRILLDAHIFDHSFQGTATYMHGLYSALVEFEGLEIFLCANDLLHLKTLFPDPRFQFVQLNAHSSMKRLLTEYPRLIKEGKYDYAHFQYIVPFVKNCKFINTVHDLLFLEFKQYFPWSYRISRKVLFLASAKRSDIVLTVSEYSRIDVAKKFQINKTQIHVTPNAVTVSPRKVEAEINIKEKFGIEKYILFVSRFEPRKNHNGLLKAFLNLKLYEQGYNLVFIGSKKEKIEQDAFDELQNLIHEDNRKYIHFLEGISWPDLNAFYQQAETFAFPSLAEGFGIPPIEAAMNGCKVICSNQTAMSEFGFFKYLFDPADQPGFESMLRAVLDDKAYPFEQIKQEITSKYNWEVIADKFYNIISKDHICA; translated from the coding sequence ATGAGTTTGATACAAAAAAAGATAAGGATTCTGCTCGACGCACATATTTTTGATCATTCTTTTCAGGGCACAGCCACTTACATGCATGGATTATATTCTGCATTGGTAGAATTTGAAGGGCTCGAAATCTTTCTATGCGCAAATGACCTTCTGCATTTAAAAACACTTTTTCCTGACCCAAGATTTCAATTTGTACAATTGAATGCACACTCCAGCATGAAGCGGTTGCTGACCGAATATCCCAGGTTAATTAAAGAGGGGAAATATGACTATGCCCACTTTCAGTATATTGTCCCTTTTGTTAAAAACTGCAAGTTTATCAATACCGTTCACGACCTGCTTTTCTTAGAATTTAAACAATATTTTCCCTGGTCGTACCGCATCAGCAGAAAGGTGCTTTTTTTAGCTTCTGCTAAAAGATCGGACATCGTATTAACTGTGTCAGAGTATTCAAGAATTGATGTGGCCAAAAAGTTCCAGATCAATAAAACGCAGATCCATGTAACCCCTAATGCGGTTACGGTAAGCCCCAGAAAAGTAGAAGCTGAGATTAATATCAAAGAGAAGTTTGGCATTGAAAAGTATATTTTATTTGTCAGCCGCTTTGAGCCAAGAAAAAATCACAATGGCCTGCTCAAAGCCTTTCTGAATTTAAAACTCTATGAACAAGGCTATAACCTGGTCTTTATAGGGAGTAAAAAGGAGAAAATTGAGCAAGACGCTTTTGATGAATTACAAAACCTGATTCATGAAGATAACCGGAAATATATCCATTTCCTGGAAGGGATAAGCTGGCCGGACCTGAATGCCTTTTATCAGCAGGCAGAAACCTTTGCTTTCCCATCCTTAGCAGAAGGCTTTGGTATTCCACCTATAGAAGCTGCGATGAATGGCTGTAAGGTGATTTGTTCCAACCAGACCGCAATGTCTGAATTTGGCTTTTTCAAATACTTGTTTGATCCGGCAGATCAACCCGGATTTGAATCCATGTTACGCGCAGTACTGGATGACAAAGCATATCCTTTTGAACAAATCAAACAGGAAATAACCAGTAAATATAACTGGGAAGTAATAGCAGATAAATTTTATAATATAATTAGCAAAGATCATATATGCGCATAG
- a CDS encoding glycoside hydrolase family 99-like domain-containing protein → MNLAILAIAVIPFTGGFPGSLKEKPAADIKLGAYYFDGWTGKYAQHISPKLMNSFANRKPKWGWITSSQNVVDQQITAASNAGLSFFSFCWYYSGKDKYKTEPLNNALKYFQKSALSSKMEYCLMVANHKGFEIGTADWSTVQAEWVRQFKTPNYLKVNGKPLLIMFSVANLVKDLGSADAVKSAFQDLKAAATASGLNGVTMAACISGDPQSIKQAEDCGFDVLTGYNQHSAGFTAKTTQIPIDSMRTAEKRLWNKVAKISDLPYIPVSTLNWDPRPWSAPNNAYDTAPYFVGYSEKSVYNSVTGMLTWMHKNTAHTTKENIALLYAWNENGEGAYLTPSAKGPNFLRGLQKALTKQ, encoded by the coding sequence ATGAATCTCGCAATCCTGGCGATTGCAGTCATTCCGTTTACTGGCGGCTTTCCAGGCAGCCTAAAAGAAAAACCTGCTGCTGATATCAAATTAGGAGCTTACTATTTTGACGGCTGGACTGGTAAATATGCACAGCATATCAGTCCTAAGCTAATGAATTCCTTCGCCAACAGGAAGCCAAAGTGGGGGTGGATTACGAGTTCACAAAATGTAGTTGACCAACAAATTACAGCGGCCTCCAATGCAGGTCTGTCTTTCTTTAGTTTCTGCTGGTATTATAGCGGGAAAGACAAATATAAAACAGAGCCTTTAAATAACGCATTGAAGTATTTTCAGAAATCTGCCCTGAGCAGTAAAATGGAATATTGTCTGATGGTTGCCAACCATAAAGGCTTTGAAATAGGTACAGCAGATTGGAGTACCGTTCAGGCAGAATGGGTCAGGCAATTTAAGACACCAAACTATTTGAAAGTAAACGGTAAACCTTTGTTGATTATGTTTTCTGTAGCCAACCTGGTTAAAGACCTGGGATCAGCAGATGCGGTAAAAAGTGCTTTTCAGGATTTAAAAGCTGCTGCAACTGCCAGCGGATTAAATGGGGTAACCATGGCTGCCTGTATTTCCGGAGATCCGCAAAGTATCAAACAAGCAGAAGACTGTGGTTTTGATGTGCTGACAGGGTACAACCAGCATAGTGCAGGGTTTACAGCGAAAACTACACAGATTCCTATTGACAGTATGCGGACTGCAGAGAAAAGATTATGGAACAAGGTCGCTAAAATCAGTGACTTGCCATATATTCCTGTGTCTACCCTCAATTGGGACCCAAGACCCTGGTCAGCACCAAATAATGCTTATGATACTGCCCCTTACTTTGTGGGTTATTCTGAGAAATCAGTTTACAACTCAGTGACGGGCATGCTGACCTGGATGCATAAAAATACAGCACACACCACTAAAGAAAACATTGCATTGCTTTATGCGTGGAATGAAAATGGAGAAGGTGCTTATCTGACTCCCTCTGCAAAAGGGCCAAACTTCCTCAGAGGATTACAAAAAGCTTTAACTAAACAATAA
- a CDS encoding alpha-2,8-polysialyltransferase family protein: MLIIVGSPWQALLAKSYILKENITDPQYLIEKSSPKSFAEIIKILDADENSIRMIIEWSKLSVLSKAKANIASDYIDAIIQTLKQDYFKTVETILVFSEQTVLFKIIYNLFGASKTYIKSEDGILDYLPGLKHHSLLKQIAGYLFIRSKVKYYIYKNYYPVFSQVIMFSRVEAVSEERYVPLTILRQELLSVLKTAYQITEGADTFKGKDVLLLCQSLSEDKVIPLHEELKLYEKFIQRCNDLKLTVIIKPHPRSCPEKIEALSKLTSSQVEFFEDYGIPAESMLLNGKFKEVVGVYSNTIIYAHQFFGVKGISLLTPAMIDLLARKEKKKFTYIYAQLRKYFSDEYTVFQ, from the coding sequence ATGTTGATCATAGTAGGCAGTCCGTGGCAAGCTCTTTTGGCTAAAAGTTATATTCTTAAGGAAAATATAACTGACCCGCAATATCTCATTGAAAAATCATCCCCGAAATCATTCGCAGAGATTATAAAAATACTCGATGCTGATGAAAACTCAATCCGTATGATTATTGAATGGTCAAAGCTCTCTGTGCTTTCCAAAGCGAAGGCTAACATCGCTTCTGACTATATAGATGCGATCATTCAGACCCTGAAACAAGATTACTTTAAAACGGTAGAAACGATCCTGGTTTTTTCTGAGCAAACTGTGCTTTTTAAAATCATTTACAATCTGTTTGGAGCAAGCAAAACTTATATCAAATCAGAAGACGGGATACTTGATTATCTGCCGGGGCTCAAACACCATAGCCTGCTTAAACAAATTGCCGGATATCTTTTTATCCGGTCAAAAGTTAAATATTACATCTATAAAAACTACTATCCTGTTTTTAGCCAGGTGATCATGTTTAGTAGGGTTGAAGCCGTTAGTGAAGAGCGTTATGTCCCGTTGACTATTCTTAGACAAGAGTTGTTGAGCGTTTTGAAAACAGCCTACCAGATTACTGAAGGAGCTGATACCTTTAAAGGCAAAGATGTGCTGTTGTTGTGTCAATCCCTTTCCGAAGACAAGGTCATTCCACTGCACGAAGAGTTGAAGCTGTATGAGAAATTTATTCAACGCTGTAACGATTTAAAGTTGACGGTGATTATTAAACCTCATCCGCGGTCCTGTCCGGAAAAAATTGAGGCTTTAAGTAAGCTCACCTCCAGTCAGGTTGAATTTTTTGAAGACTATGGCATTCCAGCCGAATCAATGCTGCTCAACGGGAAATTTAAAGAAGTGGTAGGTGTTTATTCTAATACCATTATTTATGCCCACCAATTTTTCGGCGTTAAAGGGATTTCTCTGTTGACCCCCGCAATGATTGACCTTTTAGCCCGTAAAGAAAAAAAGAAATTTACTTATATCTACGCGCAGTTAAGAAAGTATTTTAGTGATGAATATACTGTTTTTCAATAG